A window of Parasynechococcus marenigrum WH 8102 contains these coding sequences:
- a CDS encoding peptidoglycan recognition protein family protein yields MAATIYLHWTAHGYDWIRPGHYHRIIGGDGRVHRLHALTADLPAHTWRRNSNSIALACACMGGQPDPWTLPPTAAQLLSLCQEVAAIARSWGWTAADITIQSVMAHAEAASNRDGRWMHDNYGPVIWGGTGERWDLLQLEQYGPSDGGEQLRQRIAALLNGDELAPPASDRLAFRGVTSIEARGQELSVQIDADGRSWALMVDLLQRYDLAAQWDGDQRRVLIAASDVAPTYRDNAVQAAVGWPLVEMALQGGQAPVILTGILRPSSEGDRAWCRVLEFAEEFGISVSFEPLVLGERRGG; encoded by the coding sequence GTGGCGGCCACGATCTATCTGCACTGGACCGCCCACGGTTACGACTGGATCCGCCCCGGTCACTACCACCGGATCATTGGCGGTGATGGCCGCGTCCATCGCCTGCATGCCCTCACGGCAGACCTGCCGGCCCACACCTGGCGGCGCAACAGCAACAGCATCGCCCTGGCCTGCGCCTGCATGGGCGGTCAACCCGACCCCTGGACGCTGCCGCCCACGGCGGCTCAGCTGCTCAGCCTGTGCCAGGAGGTGGCGGCCATCGCCCGCAGCTGGGGCTGGACGGCCGCCGACATCACGATCCAATCGGTGATGGCCCACGCCGAAGCCGCCTCGAACCGCGACGGCCGCTGGATGCATGACAACTACGGACCGGTGATCTGGGGCGGCACCGGCGAGCGCTGGGATCTGCTGCAGCTGGAGCAATACGGGCCCAGTGATGGCGGTGAACAGCTGCGGCAGCGCATTGCGGCCTTACTGAACGGAGATGAGCTGGCGCCGCCGGCGAGCGATCGGCTGGCATTCCGTGGCGTCACCAGCATCGAAGCCCGCGGTCAGGAGCTATCGGTGCAGATCGATGCCGATGGGCGGTCCTGGGCCCTGATGGTGGACCTGTTGCAGCGTTACGACCTGGCGGCCCAATGGGATGGCGATCAACGCCGGGTGCTGATTGCAGCGAGCGATGTGGCTCCCACCTACCGGGACAATGCCGTGCAGGCGGCGGTGGGCTGGCCCCTGGTGGAGATGGCCCTGCAGGGCGGCCAGGCGCCGGTGATCCTCACCGGCATCCTGCGACCTTCGTCCGAGGGGGATCGGGCCTGGTGCCGGGTGCTGGAGTTCGCTGAGGAATTCGGCATCAGCGTCAGCTTTGAACCGTTGGTGCTGGGGGAACGGCGTGGGGGCTGA
- a CDS encoding FtsW/RodA/SpoVE family cell cycle protein: MGHRILEQSPLVTATAPRRRIARERVRQRPGLIQRLMPLPWALWPAEARLLVGLAAFWSLAGLLVLVSASWWVAAREIGDGAFYVKRQAIWLIASWSLFSLALTANLRNCLRWAGPALWVGCLLIAATLMIGTTVNGASRWLVLGPLQIQPSELVKPFVVLQAANLFAPWCRMRLDQKLLWLGSFGGLLLLILKQPNLSTAALIGLTLWMVALASGIRWRSLLGTAIAGGALGTASILINEYQRLRVVSFLDPWADPMGDGYQLVQSLLAIGSGGLTGQGYGLSTQKLQYLPIQSTDFIYAVFAEEFGFVGSVVLLLFLMLVAWVGLRVALRCRCNQTRLVAIGCCTILVGQSILNIAVASGAMPTTGLPLPLVSYGGNSLMSSLVILGLLVRCSLESTGLIGGRERKIRPSGRS; encoded by the coding sequence ATGGGGCATCGAATATTGGAACAGTCCCCGTTGGTCACCGCCACAGCCCCACGACGCCGCATCGCCCGTGAACGGGTGCGTCAGCGTCCGGGGTTGATCCAGCGGTTGATGCCCCTGCCCTGGGCCCTCTGGCCAGCGGAAGCACGGTTGCTGGTGGGCCTGGCCGCCTTCTGGAGCCTGGCGGGATTGCTGGTGCTGGTCTCCGCCAGTTGGTGGGTGGCCGCCCGGGAGATCGGCGATGGCGCCTTCTACGTGAAGCGCCAGGCGATCTGGCTGATCGCTAGCTGGAGTCTGTTCAGTCTGGCGTTGACCGCCAATCTGCGGAACTGCCTGCGCTGGGCTGGGCCGGCCCTATGGGTGGGCTGCCTGCTGATCGCCGCCACCCTGATGATTGGCACCACAGTGAACGGCGCCAGCCGCTGGCTGGTGCTGGGGCCGCTGCAGATCCAGCCGTCGGAGCTGGTTAAGCCGTTTGTGGTGCTGCAGGCGGCCAACCTGTTTGCCCCCTGGTGCCGGATGCGGCTGGATCAAAAGCTGCTGTGGCTGGGCAGCTTCGGGGGGTTGCTGCTGCTGATCCTCAAGCAACCCAACCTGTCCACTGCTGCGTTGATCGGCCTGACCTTGTGGATGGTGGCGTTGGCCTCGGGCATCCGCTGGCGCAGCCTGCTGGGCACCGCCATCGCCGGTGGCGCCCTGGGCACCGCCAGCATCCTGATCAATGAATACCAACGGCTGCGGGTGGTGTCGTTCCTCGACCCCTGGGCTGATCCGATGGGGGACGGCTATCAGCTGGTGCAAAGCCTGCTGGCCATCGGCTCAGGCGGCCTCACCGGCCAGGGCTACGGCCTCTCCACCCAGAAGCTGCAGTACTTGCCAATCCAGAGCACCGATTTCATCTATGCGGTGTTCGCCGAGGAATTCGGCTTTGTGGGCTCAGTGGTGCTGCTGCTGTTTCTGATGCTGGTGGCCTGGGTGGGGCTGCGGGTGGCCCTGCGCTGCCGTTGCAACCAGACCCGGCTGGTGGCGATCGGCTGCTGCACGATCCTGGTGGGCCAGTCGATCCTCAACATCGCTGTGGCCTCCGGCGCCATGCCCACCACCGGGCTGCCGCTGCCATTGGTGAGTTACGGCGGCAATTCGCTGATGTCCAGCCTGGTGATCCTGGGGCTGCTGGTGCGTTGCTCCCTGGAATCCACCGGCCTGATCGGCGGGCGGGAGCGGAAGATCCGGCCGTCAGGCCGAAGCTGA